A window of Plasmodium malariae genome assembly, chromosome: 5 contains these coding sequences:
- the PmUG01_05024900 gene encoding conserved Plasmodium protein, unknown function has product MSKHADKFMGGMLKLKIKKKKIDKKCRSQDNDEQVKVSYDQNEQVKRKEKYEKGEKEKKEEKYERGGIEKKKKKKKEEDITVLSGSGRIVTTKNTIQGFETKFVEEIEKGYKIILKNPTSLQTEERTVISILSNRTLLVDEEFSSDISTTCKYYISKSGRAEVGVGQGKGKGEEAREDAREDARKAHENEHSNTEDKKSTTYLQYAKVIEQKPKHDVIKIRKKVGLWSYKMVDKKIKGNLTNEQKLDERVKSGRDKFCW; this is encoded by the coding sequence ATGAGTAAACATGCTGATAAATTTATGGGGGGTATGTTAAAacttaaaattaagaaaaaaaaaatagataaaaaatgtagaagCCAGGATAATGATGAGCAGGTAAAGGTCAGCTATGATCAAAATGAACAAgtgaaaaggaaagaaaaatacgaaaaaggcgaaaaagaaaaaaaggaagaaaagtACGAAAGAGGCggaatagaaaaaaaaaaaaaaaaaaaaaaggaggagGATATCACTGTACTAAGTGGGAGTGGAAGAATAGTAACGACAAAAAACACGATTCAAGGATTTGAAACCAAATTTGTAGAAGAAATAGAGAAAGGGTATaaaatcattttaaaaaatcctACTAGTTTGCAGACAGAAGAGAGAACAGTCATCTCCATTTTAAGTAACAGAACGTTACTTGTTGATGAAGAATTTTCAAGTGATATAAGTACGACGtgcaaatattatattagcaAAAGTGGAAGAGCTGAAGTTGGAGTTGGACAAGGAAAAGGCAAAGGGGAAGAAGCAAGGGAAGATGCAAGGGAAGATGCAAGAAAGGCACATGAAAACGAACATAGCAACACAGAAGATAAGAAAAGTACCACTTATTTACAGTATGCTAAAGTAATAGAGCAAAAACCAAAACAcgatgttataaaaataagaaaaaaagttgGTCTATGGTCTTACAAAATggttgataaaaaaattaagggGAACTTAACTAATGAACAAAAACTAGATGAACGGGTGAAAAGTGGGAGGGACAAATTCTGTTGGTGA